Proteins encoded in a region of the Anopheles aquasalis chromosome 2, idAnoAquaMG_Q_19, whole genome shotgun sequence genome:
- the LOC126581307 gene encoding neurofibromin isoform X2, producing MATQKPGEWANSLLARFEEQLPYRTPARLSIDETMNCLIQISRYRFSLVISGLTKMLQRVNEIFIILQFQPPACRGHEPERCCYDSLIIILETLERCLSGQSKDTARFEEAMNVKLLLREICQFIDIQNENNQNATSLKALASKVLFALSQNHFGAVFNRISARLQELSTCAEENPDYSDIELIQHIDLDVHRLTKLLTETVQKFKSLKKSAHMILLSSLERALWNWIEFHPKEFEDLQRNPNEELSKCCETFFDILDSYSENKKARSAVWPLQIMLLVLSPKVLEEIVNADTGAPCSPRHLKKKHFMEGIKKGLGAHASSKQSTESAAIACVKLCKASTYININDANNVTFQLVQSVINDLKALLFNPAKPFSRGQGFNFQDIDLMIDCWVSCFRIKPHNNEALKVCLSLNSPPAYHFVIVSSLLKIVTQARLPWWPQIDLVYARSGELRGLFTDTLNKATQGYIAHTPLRMITSLTLKSNAQSRLTRPDEGPAHKALLLLMVRLIHADPMLLLNSLGKAGHEVQSSTLELINGLVSLVHQPTMPDVAQEAMEALLALHSPDKIEVWNPEAPINTFWDVSSQVLFSISQKLIQHQIANYTDVLKWLREILICRNTFLQRHKDYANVGSQIAICRQAHIKLEVVFFMYLWSVDLDAVMVSLSCFGLLCEEAEIRSGSDELTVGFILPNYHLYQELSHTSATLTSPQNVESRYSFFEHTHGRATLQRNIMSLLRKIEHCVNGVQPAWEETFRNWKFTSKLLLDYPKGKPEEGQAEVFHRSMGKRRASHQSSEHDLEEQITEWANMTWFLLALGGVCLQKPRNQRQAQQGYGLPIGTTGGPSLMQSTTSLSGSSSSSGRGSMHPIMGSLVSSIGPGTSQEVQYCPVTQFIGQLLRLLVCNNEKFGPQIQKHVKELVGQEMSAQLYPILFDQIRAIVEKFFDQQGQVVVTDINTQFIEHTIYIMKSVLDGRQSKDQNDQPANAEHLGVTSIENLMLAIVRYVRHLDMTVHAIHIKTKLCQLVEVMMKRRDDLAFRQEMKFRNKLVEYLTDWVMGTSHQIAPPGSGDVTIITRDLDQACMEAVAALLRGLPLQPEESDRGDLMDAKSALFLKYFTLFMNLLNDCVDGSEADKDTVNPPLLPPRPRVAAGKLTALRNATIQAMSNLLSANIDSGLMHSIDLGYNPDLQTRAAFMEVLTQILQQGTEFDTLAESVMADRFEQLVQLVTMISDKGELPIAMALASVVTTSQMDELARVLVTLFDAKHLLSPLLWNMFYREVEVSDCMQTLFRGNSLGSKIMAFCFKIYGASYLQGLLEPLIRPLLDEPTSSFEVDPARLEPSEDIENNRKNLIALTQKVFDAIVNSADRFPPQLRSMCHCLYQVLSKRFPNLLQNNIGAVGTVIFLRFINPAIVSPQELGIVGKQVPTQIKRGLMLMSKILQNIANHVEFSKEQHMLCFNDFLRAHFEAGRRFFIQIASDCETVDQTSHSMSFISDANVLALHRLLWSHQERIGDYLSSSRDHKAVGRRPFDKMATLLAYLGPPEHKPVDSHLLFSSYARWSSIDMSSTNFEEIMVKHQMHEKEEFKTLKSMNIFYQAGTSKAGNPVFYYIARRYKIGETNGDLLIYHVILTLKPFCHSPFEVVIDFTHTCSDNRFRTEFLQKWFYVLPEVAYENLYAAYIYNCNSWVREYTKFHDRILAPLKGCRKLIFLDSPAKLNDVIDPEQQKLPGATLSLDEDLKVFNNALKLSHKDTKVAIKVGPTALQITSAEKTKVLAHSVLLNDVYYASEIEEVCLVDDNQFTLSIANESSQLSFIHNDCDNIVQAIIHIRNRWELSQPDSVTVHQKIRPKDVPGTLLNMALLNLGSSDPNLRTAAYNQLCALTATFDLKIEGQLLETQGLCIPSNNTIFIKSVSETLATNEPHLTLEFLEECIQGFQRSTIELKHLCLEYMTPWLANLVRFCKPSDEGKRQKQVAMILEKLINLTIEQKEMYPSIQAKIWGSIGQIPELIDMVLDNFIHKSVSSGLGSPQVEIMADTAVALASANVQLVAKKVIGRLCRVMDKTCHSPTQYLEQHMMWDDIAILARYLLMLSFNNCLDVARHLPYLFHTVTFLVCTGSLSMRASTHGLVINIIHSLCTCTKPSFSEETQRVLRLSLDEFSLPKFYLLFGISKVKSAAVTAFRSSCRHPNDRWLGNERVSQAPPADRERLALPSLEVITEALLEIMEACMRDIPDCDWLQTWTSLAKSFAFCFNPALQPRALIVFGCISKSITDQDVKQLLRILVKALESFNDIVLLEALVMCLTRLQPLLRPESPIHRALFWVAVSVLQLDESTLYAAGLALLEQNLHTLNSQQLFDNQNIADVMMATREPLEWHFKQLDHAVGLSFKSNFHFALVGHLLKGFRHPTPTTVSRTSRVLTMLLGIIAKPHRRDKFEVTPDSVAYLTALVCFSEEVRSRCHVKHTVPRWPVESGGSGDSGSGSSSDPSAPNSAGGGPLSGGGVPGGPNAAGGHGVRRQKSWDMLDQSAIQYARQSHKVQQHQIARMLFKTHRSFSVPTTKERPVKSARIDNRRPKERGSRSSVSNESNVLLDPEVLPDSSTQALVLTVLATLVKYTTDEAETRVLYQYLAEGSIVFPKVFPVIHSLLDQKVNNVLSVSNDQIVLASVQSIIQNMLASEDASQQPLHFLQSCGFGGLWRFAGPFTKYNMMVESSELFVNFLEAMVETCLPVEESTPMPPSPRPYNLSSSLSSLTLGSPTDKESLDHDGFSGSVSSLRRASCSKARTTGSKHRFIDSPTHNI from the exons ATGGCAACGCAGAAGCCGGGCGAGTGGGCCAACTCGCTGTTGGCCCGGTTCGAAGAACAG CTCCCATACCGCACGCCGGCACGGCTCAGTATCGACGAGACGATGAATTGCCTGATACAGATCTCACGCTACCGGTTTTCACTCGTGATCTCCGGCCTCACGAAGATGCTGCAGCGGGTCAATGAAATT TTTATTATCTTACAGTTCCAACCGCCTGCCTGTCGTGGGCACGAACCCGAACGGTGCTGCTACGATTCGCTCATCATTATTCTCGAGACCCTCGAACGGTGCCTATCCGGACAGTCGAAGGATACGGCGCGTTTCGAGGAAGCCATGAACGTGAAGCTGTTGCTACGGGAGATTTGTCAGTTCATCG ATATCCAGAACGAGAACAATCAAAATGCCACCTCACTGAAGGCCCTAGCTTCGAAGGTGCTGTTTGCGCTCTCGCAAAATCACTTCGGTGCGGTGTTCAATCGCATCTCGGCCCGGTTgcaagagctcagcacgtgtGCGGAAGAGAACCCGGACTACAGTGACATCGAGCTGATACAGCACATCGATCTCGACGTGCACCGACTGACGAAGCTACTCACGGAGACGGTGCAGAAGTttaaatcgttgaaaaaaTCAGCTCACATGATCCTGCTCAGTTCGCTCGAGCGTGCCCTCTGGAACTGGATCGAGTTCCACCCGAAAGAGTTCGAAGACCTACAGCGTAACCCGAACGAAGAGCTGAGCAAGTGCTGTGAAACGTTCTTCGATATCCTGGACTCGTACTCGGAGAACAAGAAGGCACGATCCGCCGTCTGGCCACTGCAGATCATGTTGCTCGTGCTGAGCCCGAAGGTGCTGGAGGAGATCGTAAACGCGGACACAGGAGCACCCTGTTCACCGCGTCACCTCAAGAAGAAACACTTCATGGAGGGCATCAAGAAGGGTCTGGGAGCACACGCTTCCTCCAAACAGTCCACGGAATCGGCCGCCATTGCATGCGTGAAGCTGTGCAAAGCATCCACGtacatcaacatcaacgatgccaacaACGTTACCTTTCAGCTCGTGCAGAGTGTTATCAATGATCTGAAGGCGCTGCTATTCAACCCGGCGAAACCGTTCTCCCGCGGGCAGGGTTTCAACTTTCAGGATATCGATCTCATGATCGATTGCTGGGTATCCTGTTTCCGCATCAAACCGCACAACAACGAAGCGCTGAAGGTGTGCTTAAGCCTTAACTCTCCGCCGGCCTATCACTTCGTGATCGTCAGCTCGCTGTTGAAGATCGTTACGCAGGCCCGGTTACCGTGGTGGCCCCAGATTGATCTCGTGTACGCCCGATCGGGCGAACTGCGGGGACTGTTTACCGATACGCTTAACAAGGCAACGCAGGGTTACATCGCACACACGCCCTTGCGCATGATCACGTCGCTGACGCTCAAGTCGAACGCTCAGAGCCGGCTAACCCGTCCTGATGAAGGACCGGCACATAAGGCGCTGTTACTGCTGATGGTTCGTTTGATTCACGCCgatccgatgctgctgctcaacagCTTGGGAAAGGCGGGCCACGAGGTACAGAGCTCAACGCTGGAGCTGATCAATGGATTGGTTTCACTCGTTCATCAACCAACTATGCCGGATGTGGCGCAGGAAGCGATGGAAGCGCTCCTGGCGCTCCATTCACCCGACAAGATCGAAGTGTGGAATCCGGAGGCCCCGATCAACACCTTCTGGGACGTGAGCTCGCAAGTGCTGTTCTCGATCTCGCAAAAACTGATCCAACATCAAATCGCCAACTATACCGATGTGCTCAAGTGGCTGCGTGAAATACTCATTTGTCGCAATACTTTCCTGCAGCGGCACAAGGATTACGCCAACGTAGGCAGCCAGATTGCGATCTGTCGGCAGGCGCACATCAAGCTCGAGGTCGTGTTTTTCATGTACCTGTGGTCGGTTGATCTCGACGCCGTTATGGTGTCGCTTTCCTGCTTTGGATTGCTGTGCGAAGAAGCCGAGATCCGGTCCGGATCCGACGAGCTAACCGTTGGCTTCATTCTGCCCAACTATCACCTTTATCAGGAGCTATCGCACACCTCGGCCACACTCACCTCACCGCAGAATGTCGAATCGCGGTACAGCTTCTTCGAGCACACGCATGGTCGGGCTACACTGCAACGGAACATTATGTCGCTGCTGCGCAAGATCGAACACTGCGTCAACGGTGTGCAGCCGGCGTGGGAAGAAACGTTCCGCAACTGGAAGTTTAcgagcaagctgctgctggactaTCCGAAGGGCAAACCGGAGGAAGGACAGGCCGAAGTGTTCCACCGGAGTATGGGTAAGCGACGCGCTAGTCACCAGAGCTCGGAGCACGATCTCGAAGAGCAGATCACCGAGTGGGCCAACATGACCTGGTTCCTGCTCGCACTCGGTGGAGTTTGTTTACAGAAGCCCCGCAATCAGCGGCAGGCACAGCAAGGCTACGGTCTTCCCATCGGAACAACCGGTGGACCTTCGTTGATGCAATCGACCACCTCACTCTCTGGCTCGAGTTCGAGCTCGGGCCGTGGATCGATGCACCCGATCATGGGATCGCTTGTGTCCTCGATCGGACCGGGCACCAGCCAAGAAGTGCAGTACTGTCCGGTGACGCAGTTTATTGGCCAGCTACTACGGTTGCTGGTGTGTAATAACGAAAAGTTCGGGCCACAAATCCAGAAACACGTCAAGGAGCTGGTGGGCCAGGAGATGTCGGCCCAGCTGTACCCGATCCTGTTCGATCAGATCCGTGCCATCGTGGAGAAGTTCTTCGATCAACAGGGCCAGGTCGTGGTGACCGACATCAACACGCAGTTCATCGAGCACACGATCTACATCATGAAATCGGTACTCGATGGGCGCCAGAGCAAGGATCAGAACGATCAACCGGCCAACGCGGAACATCTGGGTGTGACGAGCATCGAGAATCTGATGCTGGCGATCGTACGCTACGTGCGGCATCTCGATATGACCGTGCACGCGATCCACATTAAAACCAAACTTTGCCAGCTGGTGGAGGTGATGATGAAACGTCGGGATGATCTGGCGTTCCGGCAGGAGATGAAGTTCCGCAACAAGCTAGTTGAGTATCTGACCGACTGGGTGATGGGTACGTCGCACCAGATAGCACCGCCCGGTTCCGGTGACGTGACGATCATTACGCGCGATCTCGATCAAGCGTGCATGGAAGCGGTCGCTGCACTGCTGCGTGGCCTTCCCTTGCAACCCGAAGAGTCAGACCGGGGTGACCTGATGGATGCCAAGAGTGCCCTGTTTCTGAAGTACTTCACTCTGTTCATGAACCTGCTGAACGATTGTGTTGATGGATCGGAAGCGGATAAGGATACGGTTAAcccaccgctgctgccaccgcgaCCGAGAGTTGCGGCCGGGAAGCTGACAGCACTGCGCAATGCAACGATTCAGGCGATGTCGAATCTACTGAGCGCCAACATCGACTCGGGGCTGATGCATTCAATCGATCTGGGCTACAATCCGGATCTGCAAACGCGAGCCGCCTTCATGGAGGTGCTGACACAGATTCTGCAGCAGGGAACCGAGTTCGATACGCTCGCCGAGTCGGTGATGGCCGATCGGTTCGAGCAACTCGTCCAGCTGGTAACGATGATCAGCGACAAAGGGGAGCTACCGATTGCGATGGCGCTCGCTTCGGTTGTGACGACCTCACAGATGGACGAGTTGGCCCGTGTGCTCGTGACGCTGTTCGATGCCAAACATCTCCTCTCGCCGCTGCTATGGAACATGTTTTACCGCGAGGTGGAGGTGTCGGACTGTATGCAGACCCTGTTCCGCGGGAACTCACTCGGCAGTAAGATTATGGCGTTCTGTTTTAAGATCTATGGCGCTAGTTATTTGCAGGGTTTGCTGGAACCCCTGATACGGCCGCTACTCGATGAACCTACCAGTAGCTTCGAGGTGGACCCGGCACGGCTCGAACCGAGCGAAGACATCGAGAACAATCGCAAGAATCTGATCGCCCTCACGCAGAAGGTGTTCGATGCGATCGTCAATTCGGCCGATCGCTTTCCACCGCAGCTACGCTCCATGTGCCACTGTCTGTATCAGGTGCTGAGCAAACGCTTCCCGAATCTGCTCCAGAACAACATCGGTGCGGTGGGTACGGTGATCTTTCTGCGCTTTATCAACCCGGCGATCGTGTCACCGCAGGAGCTCGGCATTGTCGGCAAGCAGGTGCCAACCCAGATCAAGCGCGGACTGATGCTGATGTCCAAAATCCTGCAGAACATTGCTAATCACGTGGAGTTCTCGAAGGAGCAGCACATGCTCTgctttaacgattttttgcgaGCACACTTCGAAGCCGGTCGTCGGTTCTTCATCCAGATTGCATCCGACTGTGAAACGGTCGATCAGACGTCGCATAGCATGAGTTTCATCTCCGATGCGAACGTGTTGGCGCTGCACCGGTTACTGTGGTCACACCAGGAGCGCATCGGTGACTACCTGTCGAGTAGCCGCGATCATAAGGCCGTCGGTAGGCGACCGTTCGACAAGATGGCCACCCTGCTGGCCTATCTGGGGCCACCGGAGCACAAACCGGTCGACTCGCACCTACTGTTCTCCTCGTACGCCCGCTGGAGCTCGATCGATATGTCGTCGACGAACTTCGAGGAGATCATGGTGAAGCACCAGATGCACGAGAAGGAAGAGTTCAAGACGCTGAAATCGATGAACATCTTCTACCAGGCCGGTACAAGCAAGGCGGGCAATCCGGTGTTCTACTACATCGCCCGACGGTACAAGATCGGCGAAACGAACGGTGATCTGCTGATCTACCACGTGATACTCACCCTGAAACCCTTCTGCCACTCCCCGTTCGAGGTGGTGATCGACTTTACGCACACCTGCTCCGACAACCGGTTCCGCACGGAGTTCCTGCAGAAGTGGTTCTACGTTCTGCCGGAGGTGGCGTACGAGAACCTGTACGCGGCTTACATCTACAACTGCAACTCGTGGGTGCGCGAGTACACAAAGTTCCACGATCGCATACTGGCACCGCTGAAGGGTTGCCGGAAGCTGATCTTTCTCGATTCGCCGGCCAAACTGAACGACGTGATCGATCCGGAGCAACAGAAGCTACCCGGCGCAACGCTCTCGCTGGACGAGGATTTGAAGGTGTTCAACAATGCGCTAAAGCTAAGCCACAAGGACACGAAGGTGGCCATTAAGGTCGGTCCGACGGCACTGCAGATCACTTCGGCGGAAAAGACGAAGGTACTGGCCCACTCGGTGCTGCTGAACGATGTGTACTATGCGTCGGAGATCGAGGAGGTGTGCCTGGTGGACGATAATCAGTTCACACTTTCGATCGCCAACGAAAGTTCACAGCTTAGCTTCATCCACAACGATTGCGATAATATCGTGCAGGCGATCATACACATCCGTAACCGGTGGGAGCTTAGCCAACCGGACTCGGTCACGGTCCATCAGAAGATACGACCGAAGGATGTACCCGGGACGCTGCTCAATATGGCCCTGCTGAACCTTGGCTCATCGGATCCGAATCTGCGGACGGCAGCCTACAATCAGCTGTGTGCACTGACCGCTACGTTCGATCTGAAAATCGAGGGTCAGTTGCTGGAAACGCAAGGTCTCTGCATCCCGTCGAACAACACGATCTTCATCAAATCGGTCAGCGAAACGTTGGCAACCAATGAGCCGCACTTGACGCTGGAATTCCTGGAGGAGTGCATACAGGGCTTCCAGCGGAGTACGATCGAGCTAAAGCATTTGTGTCTCGAGTATATGACGCCGTGGTTAGCGAATCTGGTGCGGTTCTGCAAGCCATCGGACGAAGGCAAACGACAGAAGCAGGTAGCGATGATACTCGAGAAGCTGATTAACCTGACGATTGAGCAGAAGGAGATGTACCCCTCGATTCAGGCGAAAATCTGGGGCTCGATCGGCCAGATCCCGGAGCTGATTGATATGGTGCTGGATAACTTCATCCACAAGTCGGTTTCGTCGGGATTGGGCTCGCCGCAGGTGGAAATTATGGCCGACACGGCCGTGGCGCTTGCCTCCGCCAATGTGCAGCTGGTGGCGAAGAAGGTGATCGGACGGTTGTGTCGCGTGATGGACAAAACGTGCCACTCGCCAACGCAGTACCTCGAGCAGCACATGATGTGGGACGACATTGCGATCCTGGCGCGCTATCTGCTCATGCTGTCGTTCAACAATTGCCTCGACGTGGCCCGCCATCTACCGTACCTGTTCCACACGGTCACGTTTCTAGTCTGCACCGGGTCGCTCTCGATGCGCGCCTCGACACACGGTCTGGTGATCAACATCATCCACTCGCTCTGTACCTGCACCAAACCGTCCTTCTCGGAGGAAACCCAACGTGTCCTGCGCCTGTCGCTCGATGAGTTCTCGCTGCCCAAGTTCTATCTGCTGTTCGGCATCAGCAAAGTGAAGTCGGCCGCGGTCACCGCGTTCCGGTCCTCCTGTCGCCATCCCAACGATCGTTGGCTTGGCAATGAACGGGTCTCTCAGGCACCGCCAGCCGATCGCGAACGCTTGGCATTGCCCTCGCTGGAGGTGATTACTGAGGCGTTGCTTGAAATCATGGAAGCGTGCATGCGTGACATTCCCGACTGTGACTGGCTGCAGACCTGGACCTCGCTGGCCAAGAGCTTCGCCTTCTGCTTTAATCCGGCCCTGCAACCGCGTGCCCTGATCGTGTTCGGTTGCATTTCGAAGAGCATCACGGATCAGGATGTGAAGCAACTGTTGCGCATTCTGGTCAAGGCACTGGAGTCGTTCAACGATATCGTCCTGCTGGAGGCGCTCGTCATGTGCTTGACGAGGTTGCAACCGCTGCTCCGTCCCGAATCACCGATCCATCGGGCCCTCTTTTGGGTGGCCGTCTCTGTGCTGCAGCTCGATGAGTCAACGCTGTACGCGGCCGGACTGGCGCTGCTCGAGCAGAACCTCCACACACTGAACTCGCAGCAACTGTTCGACAATCAGAATATTGCGGACGTGATGATGGCAACCCGGGAACCGTTGGAATGGCACTTTAAGCAGCTCGATCATGCCGTCGGTTTGTCGTTCAAGTCCAACTTCCATTTTGCGCTCGTCGGCCATCTGTTGAAGGGTTTCCGGCatccaacaccaaccaccgtcTCGCGCACATCCCGCGTtctgacgatgctgctgggcATCATCGCGAAACCCCATCGGCGGGACAAGTTCGAGGTAACACCCGACAGTGTGGCGTACTTGACGG cGCTCGTTTGTTTCTCGGAGGAGGTGCGATCGAGATGTCACGTAAAGCATACCGTACCACGGTGGCCGGTCGAGTCCGGTGGTTCGGgtgattccggttccggcagcagtagcgatcCTTCGGCACCGAACTCAGCCGGCGGTGGTCCACTGTCGGGTGGGGGTGTTCCCGGTGGTCCCAACGCCGCCGGTGGTCACGGTGTGCGGCGGCAAAAGTCCTGGGATATGCTCGATCAATCGGCCATCCAGTACGCCCGCCAATCGCACAAAGTCCAGCAACATCAG ATTGCACGAATGCTGTTCAAAACCCACCGCTCCTTCTCCGTACCAACGACCAAAGAACGCCCGGTTAAGTCAGCCCGGATTGATAACCGCCGCCCGAAG GAACGTGGCTCACGGTCGTCCGTTTCGAATGAATCTAACGTGCTGCTCGATCCGGAAGTGCTCCCGGACTCGTCGACCCAGGCACTCGTACTGACCGTCCTGGCGACGCTGGTCAAGTACACGACGGACGAGGCGGAAACGCGGGTCCTGTATCAGTACCTTGCCGAAGGCTCGATCGTATTCCCGAAGGTATTCCCGGTCAT CCACTCACTGCTCGACCAGAAGGTGAACAACGTACTGTCGGTATCGAACGATCAGATCGTGCTGGCATCGGTGCAGAGCATCATCCAGAACATGCTGGCCAGCGAggatgccagccagcaaccgtTGCATTTCCTGCAGAGCTGCGGTTTCGGTGGTCTGTGGCGCTTCGCCGGTCCCTTCACGAAG TACAACATGATGGTAGAATCGTCCGAGCTGTTTGTCAACTTCCTCGAGGCCATGGTCGAGACGTGCCTGCCGGTTGAGGAGAGCACACCGATGCCGCCGTCACCGCGCCCCTACAATCTCAGCTCCAGCCTGAGCAGCCTTACTCTCGGCTCACCGACCGATAAAG AATCCCTAGATCACGATGGCTTTAGTGGTAGCGTGAGCTCGCTGCGGCGGGCTTCCTGCAGTAAGGCCCGGACCACCGGCTCCAAGCACCGGTTCATTGACAGTCCGACGCACAACATTTAG